One segment of Herbaspirillum hiltneri N3 DNA contains the following:
- a CDS encoding 2-oxoglutarate dehydrogenase E1 component — protein sequence MSNNYPEHLALPRLSFLPSHEPAADADALSSWHIAQFIQAHRNAGHRMARLDPLTATALQSAPALPELTPEFHGLDPAMPRPPGSTIFPAAVTVQQLDRQLKAIYCGAIALDCSGVRDEARRDWLFARMENASPAVPAAQRQSILHRLITAEVWERHLAVTAPHAKRFSMEGCESLLPLMDLLIENAARHGVQQMFLGLPHRGRLNMLVNLMDMPVEHILACLNPDAPESVSQNDLPFHLGGSAVKQTGQGEVALFLAHNPSHLQSVYPVVSGMARAWQDDNPDLGCVPVMVHGDAAFAGQGIVMETLNLTRTPGYTLGGTVHIIVNNQIAFTTSNAMDVAGNLYCTDIGRLVDAPVIRVNADHPDELVRAAAIALDYRMKYGADVIIDLIGYRRLGHSEHDIPALTHPRLQAAITRHPPVTELYHARIAGETAHAATADSLDRLRIDMLRMVLTGVLAGKPAMQMLPAIDDDASGMFSRPPSIERLQALAASITTPPDNFQVHEVIGKLIRKWQTGAADAQNPIDWCFAENLACASLLGDGVDIRLSGLDVGHGTFMHRHARWFDQNDVDGQAGEVFVPLDHIGPGQGRIDIVNSPLTEEAVLGFEYGYSVQAQRRLAIWEAQFGDFVNGAQVIVDQYIASGEHKWGYRSGLTMLLPHGQEGAGPEHSTAYLGRFLQLCADRNIRVAFPSTSAQWFHLLRQQAVTADPKPLVVMSPKSQLYGNPRSHSSLQELSEGGFLPLLADKNAADPAAVNRVILCSGKFFYDIEAARNDTHDASTAVIRVEQLYPFPQEALADALAAFPNLCEVVWTQEEDKNQGAWRFVRDTLEHCLPAGVSLRNVCRIATAAGAHSSIRRHQQEQRRLVSEALERKQS from the coding sequence ATGTCCAACAATTATCCTGAACATCTCGCGCTGCCGCGCTTGTCCTTCCTCCCGTCCCACGAACCTGCAGCCGATGCCGATGCGCTGTCGTCCTGGCACATCGCGCAGTTCATCCAGGCACACCGTAACGCCGGCCATCGCATGGCCCGCCTCGATCCGCTGACAGCGACGGCTCTGCAATCCGCGCCGGCTTTGCCGGAGCTGACGCCCGAATTCCATGGACTCGATCCCGCCATGCCGCGTCCGCCCGGCAGCACTATTTTTCCTGCGGCAGTCACCGTGCAGCAGCTGGACCGCCAGCTCAAGGCCATCTATTGTGGCGCCATTGCGCTGGATTGCAGCGGCGTCCGCGATGAAGCGCGCCGCGACTGGCTGTTCGCACGGATGGAAAACGCATCCCCCGCCGTACCTGCTGCGCAGCGCCAGTCCATACTGCATCGCCTGATCACGGCGGAGGTATGGGAACGCCACCTCGCCGTCACGGCGCCGCACGCCAAGCGCTTTTCAATGGAAGGCTGCGAAAGCCTGCTGCCGCTGATGGACCTGCTGATCGAGAACGCCGCGCGCCATGGCGTGCAGCAAATGTTCCTCGGACTGCCGCATCGCGGCAGGCTGAACATGCTGGTCAATCTGATGGATATGCCGGTTGAACATATCCTCGCCTGCCTCAATCCCGACGCTCCCGAATCCGTCAGCCAGAACGACCTGCCCTTCCATCTCGGCGGCAGCGCCGTGAAGCAAACCGGACAAGGCGAAGTCGCGCTGTTCCTGGCGCACAATCCGTCGCACCTGCAAAGCGTTTATCCGGTCGTCAGCGGCATGGCGCGCGCCTGGCAGGACGACAATCCCGATCTCGGCTGCGTGCCGGTCATGGTGCACGGCGACGCCGCATTTGCAGGCCAGGGCATCGTCATGGAGACCCTGAACCTGACGCGCACACCTGGCTATACTCTCGGCGGCACCGTCCACATCATCGTCAACAACCAGATCGCGTTCACCACGTCCAATGCCATGGATGTGGCCGGCAATCTCTATTGCACCGACATAGGCCGCCTGGTCGATGCGCCGGTGATCCGCGTCAATGCCGATCATCCCGACGAATTGGTGCGCGCCGCGGCCATCGCTCTCGATTACCGCATGAAATACGGCGCCGATGTCATCATCGACCTGATCGGCTATCGCCGCCTCGGCCATTCCGAACACGACATCCCGGCCCTCACGCATCCGCGTTTGCAGGCTGCCATCACGCGCCATCCTCCGGTCACCGAGCTTTACCACGCCCGGATCGCGGGTGAAACGGCGCATGCAGCAACGGCGGATTCGCTCGACCGTTTGCGCATCGACATGTTGAGGATGGTGCTGACAGGTGTCTTGGCCGGTAAACCCGCCATGCAGATGCTGCCGGCAATCGACGACGATGCCTCCGGCATGTTCTCGCGGCCGCCGTCGATCGAGCGCCTGCAAGCGCTGGCAGCAAGCATCACCACGCCGCCGGACAACTTCCAGGTACACGAGGTCATCGGCAAGCTGATCCGGAAATGGCAAACCGGCGCCGCCGACGCGCAAAATCCGATCGACTGGTGCTTCGCCGAAAACCTCGCCTGCGCCTCGTTGCTCGGTGATGGCGTCGACATCCGCCTGTCCGGCCTGGATGTAGGCCACGGCACCTTCATGCACCGCCATGCCCGCTGGTTTGACCAAAACGACGTCGATGGGCAAGCAGGCGAGGTATTCGTTCCGCTCGATCACATCGGCCCCGGCCAAGGGCGCATCGACATCGTCAACTCCCCCCTGACCGAAGAAGCCGTGCTCGGTTTCGAATACGGCTACAGCGTCCAGGCACAACGTCGGCTGGCCATCTGGGAAGCGCAGTTCGGTGACTTCGTCAACGGCGCCCAGGTCATCGTCGACCAGTACATTGCGTCCGGCGAACACAAATGGGGCTATCGCTCGGGCCTGACCATGCTGCTGCCGCACGGCCAGGAAGGCGCCGGTCCGGAACACTCGACCGCTTATCTGGGGCGCTTCCTGCAACTCTGCGCCGACCGTAACATCCGCGTCGCGTTTCCCTCGACGTCGGCGCAATGGTTCCACCTGCTGCGCCAGCAAGCCGTGACGGCAGATCCAAAACCGCTGGTCGTGATGTCGCCGAAGTCGCAACTGTATGGCAACCCGCGTTCGCATTCGTCGTTGCAGGAATTAAGCGAAGGGGGATTCTTGCCGCTGCTGGCAGATAAGAACGCCGCTGATCCGGCGGCGGTGAATCGCGTCATCCTTTGCAGCGGGAAGTTCTTTTACGACATCGAGGCGGCGCGCAATGACACCCATGACGCATCCACTGCGGTGATCCGGGTCGAGCAGCTCTACCCTTTCCCGCAGGAGGCCCTGGCTGATGCGCTGGCGGCTTTTCCGAATTTATGCGAGGTGGTGTGGACGCAGGAAGAGGACAAGAACCAGGGCGCGTGGCGTTTCGTACGCGACACTCTCGAACACTGCCTGCCGGCAGGAGTCTCCCTGCGCAACGTGTGCCGCATCGCTACCGCGGCCGGCGCGCACTCGTCGATAAGGCGCCACCAGCAAGAGCAGCGCCGGCTGGTGAGCGAAGCACTGGAAAGAAAGCAGAGCTAG
- a CDS encoding methyl-accepting chemotaxis protein, with protein sequence MKISNLKIGVRLGSAFALVVALLIGTAVVGIRHLDTNNEKMDRIVGERYSLIAISNQIKNNGNKGNAILSNLLLTSSPERAKQYMDDYAALRKTNAEAYSKFEKMLKNDQSKSLFKQQFESRSAYGVTVRKFFELIAENKSQEARDIYQGDMARTQAAYYVLVDKMVDYQAKEMENDVINAAVQARNAKIQMAILSACAVMLSIVTGIFITRTITRPINRAVDLAEAVAQGNLTHHLQIDSKDEIGRLLVALKIMIENLHGIVSNVRKGTDTIAEASREVASGNMDLSSRTEQQASSLEETASAMEQLTSAVRQNADNARQANQLASNASAVAVKGGDAVGQVVDTMTAINNSSRKIVDIIGVIDGIAFQTNILALNAAVEAARAGEHGRGFAVVASEVRNLAQRSAVAAKEIKTLIDHSVNQVGNGSKMVEQAGQTIQDVVTSIRHVTDIVAEISSSSQEQSIGIEQINQAITLMDQVTQENAALVEQSAAAAQALQDQTGRLTGMMSTFTLQSDLLPAPGNARSGMPGARRSVDITEKPSRLNGTKTPELAFSATA encoded by the coding sequence ATGAAAATCTCCAATCTCAAAATAGGTGTCCGTCTTGGCTCAGCTTTCGCCTTGGTGGTCGCCCTGCTGATCGGCACCGCCGTCGTCGGCATCCGGCATCTCGACACCAACAACGAAAAAATGGATCGCATCGTCGGCGAACGCTATTCGCTGATCGCCATCAGCAATCAGATCAAGAACAACGGCAACAAAGGCAACGCCATCCTCAGCAACCTGCTGCTGACAAGCTCGCCCGAACGCGCCAAGCAATATATGGACGACTATGCCGCCTTGCGCAAGACCAATGCCGAGGCATATTCCAAGTTCGAAAAGATGCTGAAGAACGACCAAAGCAAATCCCTGTTCAAGCAACAGTTCGAATCGCGCTCGGCCTATGGCGTCACGGTGCGTAAATTCTTCGAACTGATTGCAGAGAACAAGTCGCAGGAAGCACGCGATATCTACCAAGGAGACATGGCTCGTACGCAGGCAGCCTATTACGTACTCGTCGACAAGATGGTCGACTATCAGGCGAAGGAAATGGAAAACGACGTCATCAATGCGGCCGTACAGGCCCGCAATGCGAAGATCCAGATGGCGATCCTGTCGGCTTGCGCAGTGATGCTGTCCATCGTGACCGGGATCTTCATCACCCGCACCATCACGCGGCCGATCAATCGCGCGGTCGACCTGGCGGAGGCAGTCGCCCAGGGCAACCTGACACACCACCTTCAAATCGATAGCAAGGACGAAATCGGCCGCTTGCTCGTCGCACTGAAAATCATGATCGAGAACTTGCACGGCATCGTGAGCAACGTGCGCAAAGGCACCGATACGATCGCCGAAGCTTCGCGCGAGGTCGCCAGCGGCAACATGGATCTGTCCAGCCGGACCGAACAGCAGGCCAGCTCGCTGGAAGAAACCGCCTCTGCGATGGAGCAGCTCACCTCCGCCGTCAGGCAGAACGCCGACAACGCGCGCCAGGCCAACCAGCTCGCGTCCAATGCATCCGCCGTTGCGGTCAAAGGCGGCGACGCCGTCGGCCAGGTGGTCGACACCATGACCGCCATCAACAACTCGTCGCGCAAGATCGTCGACATCATCGGCGTGATCGACGGCATCGCGTTCCAGACCAATATCCTCGCCCTCAACGCCGCCGTCGAGGCAGCCCGCGCCGGCGAGCATGGCCGCGGCTTCGCCGTGGTCGCCAGTGAAGTGCGCAACCTGGCGCAACGCAGCGCCGTCGCCGCGAAAGAAATCAAGACCCTGATCGACCACTCCGTCAATCAGGTCGGCAACGGCAGCAAAATGGTCGAGCAAGCCGGACAAACCATCCAGGACGTCGTCACCAGCATCCGCCACGTCACCGACATCGTTGCGGAAATCAGTTCTTCCAGCCAGGAACAAAGCATCGGCATCGAACAGATCAACCAGGCCATCACGTTGATGGATCAGGTCACGCAGGAAAACGCCGCGCTGGTCGAGCAAAGCGCCGCAGCGGCGCAAGCGCTGCAAGACCAGACCGGCCGGCTGACCGGGATGATGAGCACTTTCACGCTCCAGAGCGACTTGCTGCCGGCGCCCGGTAACGCACGCAGCGGCATGCCCGGTGCGCGCCGTTCAGTCGACATCACTGAAAAGCCATCCCGCCTGAACGGCACCAAGACGCCGGAACTCGCGTTCAGCGCCACGGCATAA
- a CDS encoding aldehyde dehydrogenase family protein: protein MSQFANYINGEWLQGASVNKNINPSDLSDVIGEYAQADAAQADIAIAAAHAAFPAWSTGNIQARSDALDKIGSEILARKEELGRLLSREEGKTLAEGIGEAGRAGNIFKFFAAEVLRIQGQKLASVRPGMDIEITREPVGVVGIIAPWNFPMAIPAWKIAPALAYGNTVVFKPAELVPGSAWAIADIISRSGIPAGVFNLVMGRGSVVGQRFIDDRRVTALTFTGSVSTGNRVAQGCIARMAKFQLEMGGKNPLVVLNDADLNVAVTAAVQGAFFSTGQRCTASSRIIVEKDIYPRFIEAARAQLAGLKIGHALSADTNIGPVVDQSQLDQNLSYIEIGKQEGASLVSGGERIKRDTDGFYMTPALFADCNNDMRISREEIFGPVASVIPADNYEHALQLANDTEFGLSSGICTTSLKHATHFKRHAQAGMVMVNTATAGVDYHVPFGGRKASSYGPREQGAYAAEFYTTVKTSYTAA, encoded by the coding sequence ATGTCCCAATTTGCGAACTACATCAACGGCGAATGGCTGCAAGGCGCCAGCGTCAACAAGAACATCAACCCATCCGATCTGTCCGACGTCATCGGCGAATACGCACAAGCCGACGCAGCGCAAGCCGACATCGCCATCGCCGCCGCCCACGCCGCTTTCCCCGCCTGGAGCACCGGCAACATCCAGGCGCGCTCGGATGCGCTCGACAAGATCGGCTCGGAAATCCTGGCGCGCAAGGAAGAACTCGGCCGCCTGCTCTCGCGCGAAGAAGGCAAGACCCTGGCCGAAGGCATCGGCGAAGCCGGCCGCGCCGGCAACATCTTCAAGTTCTTCGCCGCCGAAGTGCTGCGCATCCAGGGCCAGAAACTGGCATCGGTGCGCCCTGGCATGGATATCGAAATCACCCGTGAACCGGTCGGCGTGGTCGGCATCATCGCCCCGTGGAATTTCCCGATGGCGATTCCCGCCTGGAAGATCGCGCCGGCGCTCGCCTACGGCAACACCGTCGTCTTCAAACCGGCCGAACTGGTGCCGGGCAGCGCCTGGGCGATTGCCGACATCATCAGCCGCTCGGGCATCCCGGCCGGCGTCTTCAACCTGGTCATGGGCCGCGGTTCGGTAGTCGGCCAGCGCTTCATCGACGACCGCCGCGTCACCGCCCTCACCTTCACCGGCTCGGTCTCGACCGGCAACCGCGTGGCGCAAGGCTGTATCGCGCGCATGGCGAAGTTCCAGCTGGAAATGGGCGGCAAGAATCCGCTGGTGGTCCTCAACGACGCCGACCTCAACGTCGCCGTCACGGCAGCCGTGCAAGGCGCGTTCTTCTCGACCGGCCAACGCTGCACCGCTTCGAGCCGCATCATCGTCGAAAAGGATATCTACCCGCGCTTCATCGAAGCGGCACGCGCGCAACTGGCCGGCCTGAAGATCGGCCACGCGCTGTCGGCAGACACCAACATCGGCCCGGTGGTCGATCAGTCGCAACTGGATCAGAACCTGTCGTACATTGAAATCGGCAAGCAGGAAGGAGCCAGCCTGGTGTCCGGCGGCGAGCGCATCAAGCGCGACACCGACGGCTTCTACATGACGCCGGCGCTGTTCGCCGACTGCAACAACGACATGCGTATTTCGCGTGAAGAAATCTTCGGACCGGTCGCCTCGGTGATCCCCGCCGACAACTACGAACACGCGCTGCAACTGGCCAACGACACCGAGTTCGGTCTGTCGTCGGGCATCTGCACCACGTCGCTGAAGCACGCCACCCACTTCAAGCGCCACGCACAAGCCGGCATGGTGATGGTCAACACGGCGACCGCCGGCGTCGACTATCACGTCCCGTTCGGCGGCCGCAAGGCGTCGAGCTACGGTCCGCGCGAACAAGGCGCGTACGCCGCCGAGTTCTACACCACGGTCAAGACTTCATACACCGCGGCATAA
- the kdgD gene encoding 5-dehydro-4-deoxyglucarate dehydratase, protein MYTPQDLKQILSAGLLSFPLTDFDEQGDFRPKSYIERLEWLAPYGASALFAAGGTGEFFSLVPGEYSDIIRTAVDTCKGKVPIIAGAGGATRAAIGYAQEAERLGAHGILLMPHYLTEASQEGIAEHVEAVCKSVKFGVIIYNRGVCKLNADMLERLADRCPNLIGFKDGVGEIESMVTIHRRLGDRFTYLGGLPTAEVYAAAYKALGVPVYSSAVFNFIPKTAMDFYHAIAREDHATVGKLIDDFFLPYLAIRNRKAGYAVSIVKAGARVVGHDAGPVRTPLTACTEAEHEELAALIKRLGPQ, encoded by the coding sequence ATGTACACACCACAAGACCTGAAACAAATCCTCTCCGCCGGCCTGCTCTCTTTCCCGCTGACCGACTTCGACGAACAGGGCGACTTCCGTCCGAAGAGCTATATCGAGCGCCTGGAATGGCTGGCTCCTTACGGCGCCAGCGCACTGTTCGCGGCAGGCGGCACAGGCGAGTTCTTTTCGCTGGTGCCGGGTGAATATTCCGACATCATCCGTACCGCCGTGGATACCTGCAAAGGCAAGGTGCCGATCATCGCCGGCGCCGGCGGCGCGACCCGCGCCGCCATCGGCTATGCCCAGGAAGCCGAACGCCTCGGCGCGCACGGCATCCTGCTGATGCCGCACTACCTGACCGAAGCCAGCCAGGAAGGCATCGCCGAACACGTTGAAGCCGTCTGCAAATCGGTCAAGTTCGGCGTGATCATCTACAACCGCGGCGTCTGCAAACTCAACGCCGACATGCTGGAACGCCTGGCCGACCGCTGCCCGAACCTGATCGGCTTCAAGGACGGCGTCGGTGAAATCGAATCCATGGTCACCATTCACCGTCGCCTCGGCGACCGCTTCACCTACCTCGGCGGCCTGCCGACCGCGGAAGTCTACGCAGCGGCTTACAAGGCGCTGGGCGTGCCGGTCTACTCGTCGGCCGTGTTCAATTTCATTCCCAAGACCGCGATGGACTTTTACCACGCGATCGCCAGGGAAGACCACGCTACCGTCGGCAAGCTGATCGACGATTTCTTCCTGCCTTACCTGGCCATCCGGAACCGCAAGGCCGGTTACGCAGTCAGTATCGTCAAGGCCGGCGCGCGTGTCGTCGGACACGACGCAGGACCGGTGCGCACCCCGCTGACCGCCTGCACGGAAGCGGAACACGAAGAACTTGCGGCACTGATCAAGCGCCTCGGCCCGCAATAA
- a CDS encoding FadR/GntR family transcriptional regulator — MEVTETPSPLMRPRKKTQSLSQEVVGAISEMISNGSIKPGEKLPTESEIMLTQGVSRTVVREAISRLQAAGLVETRHGIGTFVLEAQKAGNINIDPATITTMKDLLALLELRISLETETAGLAAARRSEAQLLEIRQALDAFHENLKKGVDTVGPDFRFHFQIANATGNRYFIEILSHLGAGVIPRKRLNTAELARDPQASYLDRVQREHEDIYEAIARRDTEAARAAMRNHLTNSRERLRRAQEAAESAADAQQQEKASDK; from the coding sequence ATGGAAGTTACCGAGACCCCCAGCCCGCTGATGCGTCCTCGCAAAAAGACCCAAAGCCTGTCGCAGGAAGTGGTCGGCGCGATTTCCGAAATGATTTCCAACGGCTCGATCAAGCCGGGCGAGAAGCTGCCCACCGAGTCCGAGATCATGCTGACCCAGGGCGTCAGCCGCACCGTGGTGCGCGAAGCGATTTCGCGCCTGCAGGCCGCAGGGCTGGTGGAAACGCGGCATGGCATTGGCACCTTCGTGCTGGAGGCGCAAAAAGCCGGCAACATCAACATCGATCCGGCCACCATCACCACGATGAAGGACTTGCTGGCGCTGCTGGAACTGCGCATCAGCCTGGAAACCGAAACCGCCGGTCTGGCCGCAGCGCGTCGCAGCGAGGCGCAATTGCTGGAAATCCGCCAGGCGCTCGACGCCTTCCACGAGAACCTGAAAAAGGGTGTCGACACGGTCGGCCCCGACTTCCGCTTCCACTTCCAGATCGCCAACGCCACCGGCAACCGCTATTTCATTGAGATCCTGAGCCACCTCGGCGCCGGCGTGATTCCGCGCAAGCGTCTCAACACGGCCGAACTGGCGCGCGATCCGCAGGCCAGCTACCTCGACCGCGTGCAGCGCGAGCATGAAGACATCTACGAAGCCATCGCCCGCCGCGACACCGAAGCCGCGCGCGCCGCCATGCGCAACCATCTGACCAATAGCCGCGAGCGCCTGCGCCGCGCCCAGGAAGCCGCCGAATCGGCTGCCGACGCGCAACAGCAGGAAAAAGCGTCGGACAAGTAG
- a CDS encoding DUF2026 family protein — MKSSNIRPLIPLADYQRIFRVIHSVLDSVDANIPAASFFFSVTAAQILKKFYKKNAFPVAGAAFYLISKDGSGALSFGTLDGDKVDSNSDAFHCWVQCDGYALDFMAPVFEELLEDAGHPMAVPRQMFQKDLARMSASPTGLSALGDFRLEPNLALTRDLLQQFMNKPALSNLSQVCMDWYQKPPKELGSGVVMQNAEGEGTRMALSRLQITGAW; from the coding sequence ATGAAATCATCCAACATTCGCCCCCTCATCCCGCTTGCGGATTACCAACGTATTTTTCGCGTCATTCACTCGGTACTCGATAGTGTCGACGCCAATATCCCGGCCGCGAGTTTTTTCTTCAGCGTCACCGCGGCGCAGATATTGAAAAAGTTTTACAAGAAGAACGCCTTTCCGGTCGCCGGTGCGGCGTTCTACCTGATCAGCAAAGATGGCAGCGGCGCCTTGTCCTTCGGCACGCTGGACGGCGACAAGGTCGACAGCAACAGCGACGCGTTCCACTGCTGGGTGCAATGCGACGGTTATGCGCTGGACTTCATGGCGCCGGTGTTTGAAGAATTGCTGGAAGACGCGGGCCATCCGATGGCGGTGCCGCGCCAAATGTTCCAGAAGGATCTGGCGCGCATGTCGGCGTCGCCGACGGGATTGAGCGCGCTGGGAGACTTCAGGCTGGAGCCGAACCTGGCGCTGACGCGTGATTTGTTGCAGCAGTTCATGAACAAGCCGGCGCTGAGCAATCTGTCGCAGGTGTGCATGGACTGGTACCAGAAGCCGCCGAAGGAACTGGGCAGCGGCGTGGTCATGCAGAACGCCGAAGGCGAAGGCACCAGGATGGCGCTGAGCCGCTTGCAGATTACCGGCGCCTGGTGA
- a CDS encoding DUF3299 domain-containing protein yields the protein MKSITWIGGIVAAGLLVGYSVHLAATPNGPKAAPAAEAAAPAATTAAAAPYSDNAQYKVGDHLQQAPDLQKTPYKPSGKNEGGFREIAWESLMPKDWDAMAPFKGLKLDKMEDGDPRAMEALWKAKKYWKNAPVDPAMNGAAIRIPGFVVSLEREGEALKEFLLVPYFGACIHVPPPPANQIIHVHSSKPVKNTRTMDAVWISGVLKIERSDTMMGSAGYSMTSVKVEPYTDGAPQGG from the coding sequence ATGAAAAGCATTACCTGGATAGGCGGCATCGTGGCTGCCGGATTGCTGGTCGGTTACTCGGTGCATCTGGCGGCCACGCCGAACGGGCCCAAGGCCGCGCCGGCTGCAGAAGCTGCCGCGCCCGCAGCGACCACCGCTGCAGCAGCCCCGTACTCCGACAACGCCCAATACAAGGTCGGCGACCACCTGCAACAGGCACCCGACCTGCAAAAGACGCCTTACAAGCCCTCCGGCAAAAACGAAGGCGGCTTCCGCGAAATCGCCTGGGAGTCGCTCATGCCGAAAGACTGGGACGCCATGGCGCCGTTCAAGGGCCTGAAGCTGGACAAGATGGAAGACGGCGACCCGCGCGCCATGGAAGCATTGTGGAAAGCCAAGAAGTACTGGAAGAACGCGCCCGTCGATCCGGCCATGAACGGCGCGGCAATCCGCATTCCCGGCTTCGTCGTTTCGTTGGAACGCGAGGGCGAGGCGTTGAAGGAATTCCTGCTGGTGCCGTATTTCGGCGCCTGCATCCACGTACCGCCGCCGCCCGCCAACCAGATCATCCACGTGCACAGCAGCAAGCCGGTCAAGAACACCCGCACCATGGATGCGGTCTGGATCAGCGGCGTGCTGAAGATCGAACGCTCCGACACGATGATGGGCAGCGCCGGCTACAGCATGACCTCGGTCAAGGTGGAACCGTACACCGACGGCGCACCGCAAGGCGGTTGA
- a CDS encoding ABC transporter permease, which produces MSFLFRLAARSAWNRRYTLGLMLLAIALSSAMLLGIERVRHEVRDSFSQSVSGTDLVVGARTSPVQLMLYAIFRIGGATNNMGWDSAQKLAKNPAVAWTIPLSLGDSHRGFPVLATNGDYFRHFHYGDGQPLQLGEGRVFGNVFETVLGAEVAQRLHYKLGDRIVLSHGMGSLHLTDHADKPFTVTGILARTGTPVDRTVHIGLDAMEAIHLDWEGGAPMPGLSIAPALVKKFDLTPKTVTAVLVGLKSRAAVFGVQRDIADDNSEPLMAVLPGVALDELWQVVGIGENALLVVSGMVVIVGLAGLVSAILASLGERRRELAVLRSVGARPGDVFLLLALEGLAVMLAGVVLGVVLLTLALFALGPFLSAQFGVTLHPALPAAGELQLLGWTVLAGFAASLLPGLRAYRLSLADGLTPRL; this is translated from the coding sequence ATGAGCTTCCTGTTCCGCCTGGCCGCGCGCAGCGCCTGGAATCGCCGCTACACGCTGGGCCTGATGCTACTGGCCATCGCGCTGTCGAGCGCCATGCTGCTCGGCATCGAGCGCGTGCGCCATGAAGTGCGCGACAGTTTTTCGCAATCGGTGTCAGGCACCGACCTGGTGGTCGGCGCGCGCACCAGTCCGGTCCAGCTGATGCTGTACGCGATCTTCCGTATCGGCGGCGCCACCAACAACATGGGTTGGGACAGCGCGCAAAAGCTCGCGAAGAATCCCGCCGTCGCCTGGACCATTCCATTGTCGCTGGGCGATTCTCATCGCGGCTTCCCGGTGTTGGCGACCAACGGCGACTATTTCAGGCATTTCCACTACGGCGACGGACAGCCGCTGCAACTCGGCGAAGGCCGCGTCTTCGGCAATGTCTTTGAAACCGTACTCGGCGCGGAGGTAGCGCAACGCCTGCATTACAAGCTGGGCGACCGCATCGTGCTGAGCCACGGCATGGGCAGCCTGCATCTGACCGACCACGCCGACAAGCCGTTCACGGTCACCGGCATCCTGGCGCGCACCGGCACCCCGGTGGACCGCACCGTGCATATCGGCCTTGACGCGATGGAAGCCATCCACCTCGACTGGGAAGGCGGCGCGCCGATGCCGGGCCTGTCGATTGCGCCGGCGCTGGTGAAAAAATTCGACCTCACGCCGAAGACCGTGACCGCCGTGCTGGTCGGCCTGAAAAGCCGCGCTGCAGTCTTCGGCGTGCAGCGCGACATCGCCGACGACAACAGCGAACCGTTGATGGCGGTACTGCCGGGCGTGGCGCTGGATGAATTGTGGCAAGTAGTCGGCATCGGCGAAAACGCCTTGCTGGTGGTATCGGGCATGGTCGTCATCGTCGGGCTGGCCGGGCTGGTGTCAGCGATTCTCGCGAGCCTGGGCGAACGGCGGCGCGAGCTGGCAGTGCTGCGCTCGGTGGGCGCACGGCCGGGCGACGTGTTCTTGCTGCTGGCGCTGGAAGGACTGGCGGTGATGCTGGCCGGCGTGGTGCTGGGCGTGGTCCTGCTGACGCTGGCGCTGTTCGCGCTGGGGCCCTTCCTGAGCGCGCAATTTGGCGTAACATTGCATCCTGCCTTGCCGGCCGCCGGCGAGCTGCAGCTGCTGGGCTGGACCGTCCTCGCCGGCTTCGCCGCCAGCCTGCTGCCGGGCCTGCGCGCCTACAGGCTAAGCCTGGCCGACGGCCTGACTCCCCGACTTTAA
- a CDS encoding ABC transporter ATP-binding protein, whose protein sequence is MSDAAIALRDITFTWPGQKTPTLALDRFEVQAREQVFVSGPSGSGKSTLLALIGGISSAQAGSVAILGQALEALPASRRDRFRVDHIGFIFQQFNLIPYLSILDNVVLPCRFSALRRERALAQGSDLRTAAESLLRSLDLTPDLWTRAATQLSIGQQQRVAAARALIGRPEIVVADEPTSALDSDRQQAFLNLIRHECEQAGASLVFVSHDQRLAERFDRRIALNDINRCAQEEPA, encoded by the coding sequence ATGAGCGACGCCGCCATCGCCTTGCGCGACATCACCTTCACCTGGCCCGGCCAGAAAACGCCGACGCTGGCGCTGGACCGGTTCGAGGTGCAGGCGCGCGAGCAAGTCTTCGTCAGCGGTCCCAGCGGCAGCGGCAAGAGTACGCTGCTGGCGCTGATCGGCGGCATCAGCAGCGCCCAGGCCGGCAGCGTCGCCATCCTCGGGCAAGCGCTGGAGGCGCTGCCGGCGTCGCGGCGCGATCGTTTCCGCGTCGACCATATCGGCTTCATCTTCCAGCAGTTCAATCTGATTCCTTACCTGTCGATTCTCGACAACGTAGTGCTGCCCTGCCGCTTCTCGGCCTTGCGCCGTGAACGTGCGCTTGCGCAGGGCAGCGATTTGCGCACGGCGGCCGAATCGCTGCTGCGCAGCCTCGACCTGACGCCGGACTTGTGGACGCGTGCAGCGACGCAGCTGTCGATCGGCCAGCAACAGCGTGTCGCTGCCGCCCGCGCGCTGATCGGCCGGCCGGAAATCGTGGTCGCCGACGAGCCGACCTCGGCGCTCGACAGCGACCGTCAACAGGCTTTTCTGAACCTGATCCGGCACGAGTGCGAACAAGCCGGCGCCAGCCTGGTGTTCGTCAGCCACGACCAGCGCCTGGCCGAACGCTTCGACCGCCGCATCGCCCTCAACGACATCAACCGCTGCGCGCAGGAGGAACCGGCATGA